A section of the Campylobacter anatolicus genome encodes:
- the exbD gene encoding TonB system transport protein ExbD, with protein sequence MKSYKHDGLNVVPFIDIMLVLLCIVLSVSTFIAQGKIEIELPQSESGVKEHKDDSISIVINDKDEIYFDDILVGEDEFETKFAQIDSKTLVILRSDKNSKFESFVKIIDALKMKKHENFAIATEIKQ encoded by the coding sequence ATGAAGTCATATAAACATGACGGGCTAAATGTCGTTCCATTTATCGACATTATGCTCGTTTTGCTTTGTATTGTATTAAGCGTTTCGACATTTATCGCACAGGGTAAGATTGAGATAGAGCTTCCTCAGAGCGAAAGTGGCGTAAAGGAGCACAAGGACGACTCTATAAGTATCGTCATAAATGATAAAGATGAGATATATTTTGATGATATTTTAGTGGGTGAAGATGAATTTGAAACCAAATTTGCACAGATTGATTCGAAAACATTAGTGATTTTAAGAAGTGACAAAAACTCTAAATTTGAAAGCTTTGTAAAGATTATTGATGCACTTAAAATGAAAAAACACGAGAATTTTGCAATTGCAACAGAGATTAAACAATAA
- a CDS encoding energy transducer TonB family protein, protein MQLQQRLNNNASIIGFFISATLHIAFIVWIVWVHSNIIYTSPKVVKLPLNAFIVGGGASAEPPAPPQPKPMPEPTPPQPEPILEPEPMPTLVKIPKPVVEDKIVEDVVKKPEPKKEEKPKEKPKKKPEPKKEPKKEVSPTPTPPKPQEIQVSSNSVTSEFATQNVAVSGNNALNKDSNKVASSNTQSDNPMQTNDVALHHAIAGEIQAIIANYAKKNYPRSSKIRREQGTATVSFNYDPSGVVDNVKIVKSSGFANLDEAVKIAIDKTKSKFPKIDKKTTFSVPVRFSLS, encoded by the coding sequence TTGCAATTGCAACAGAGATTAAACAATAACGCCTCTATCATAGGCTTTTTTATTAGTGCAACTTTGCATATAGCGTTTATAGTGTGGATTGTTTGGGTGCATTCTAATATCATATACACAAGTCCAAAAGTGGTAAAGCTACCTCTAAATGCCTTTATAGTTGGTGGTGGTGCATCGGCTGAGCCACCAGCTCCACCACAACCCAAACCTATGCCAGAGCCAACACCACCACAACCAGAACCCATCCTTGAACCAGAGCCGATGCCTACACTGGTTAAGATACCAAAACCAGTTGTAGAAGATAAAATCGTCGAAGATGTAGTTAAAAAACCTGAGCCTAAAAAAGAGGAAAAACCGAAAGAGAAACCAAAGAAAAAACCTGAGCCTAAAAAAGAGCCTAAAAAGGAGGTATCTCCTACGCCAACTCCGCCAAAGCCACAAGAGATACAGGTCTCGTCAAATTCTGTTACTAGTGAGTTTGCAACTCAAAATGTTGCGGTCAGTGGCAATAATGCATTAAATAAAGATAGCAATAAAGTCGCTAGTTCAAACACTCAAAGCGATAACCCAATGCAGACAAACGATGTTGCACTACATCACGCTATCGCTGGTGAGATACAAGCTATCATAGCAAACTATGCTAAAAAGAACTATCCACGAAGCTCAAAAATTCGTCGCGAACAAGGTACGGCAACAGTGAGTTTTAACTACGATCCAAGTGGAGTAGTTGATAATGTAAAAATTGTAAAAAGTTCAGGGTTTGCAAATCTTGATGAAGCGGTTAAAATAGCGATTGATAAAACAAAGAGCAAATTTCCAAAGATCGATAAAAAGACTACATTTTCTGTCCCTGTGAGATTTAGTCTAAGTTAG
- the exbB gene encoding TonB-system energizer ExbB, producing MEFLKHHIDFVIFAILGFMSFIVVWFSIERCIFLSKVNFKEYNNEDELEIGLTKNLTTLYIIYSNAPYIGLLGTVIGIMVTFYDMGMGGGIDAKNIMVGLSLALKATAMGLVVAIPTLMIYNALYRKVEVVMTKFKAYANEVI from the coding sequence ATGGAGTTTTTAAAACATCATATCGATTTCGTGATATTTGCAATACTAGGCTTTATGAGCTTTATTGTTGTTTGGTTTAGCATTGAAAGATGCATATTTTTATCAAAGGTAAACTTTAAAGAGTATAATAACGAAGACGAGCTTGAAATTGGATTGACTAAAAATTTAACCACACTTTACATCATCTATTCAAATGCCCCATATATCGGACTACTAGGGACAGTTATAGGAATTATGGTTACATTTTATGATATGGGTATGGGCGGTGGCATAGACGCTAAAAATATAATGGTTGGTCTATCTTTGGCACTCAAAGCAACTGCTATGGGCTTAGTTGTGGCAATCCCAACGCTTATGATATATAATGCACTTTATCGTAAAGTCGAAGTTGTTATGACTAAATTTAAGGCTTATGCAAATGAAGTCATATAA